One window of the Salvia splendens isolate huo1 chromosome 1, SspV2, whole genome shotgun sequence genome contains the following:
- the LOC121744183 gene encoding 3-hydroxybutyryl-CoA dehydrogenase-like yields MLSQPGLPLEDVKLCIGVVGCGQMGSGIAQLAAVNGCEVWLHDADSMVLSKARESISSRIENLVLKGNLTKEKGTEAIRNLRCTSNLEDFHSADMVIEAIMESEDVKKKLFVQLDNIVKSSSILASNTSSISITRLASVTSRPSQVIGMHFMNPPPVMKLVEIIRGASTSDDTFNATKSLAERFGKKIVCSQDFSGFIVNRVLMPMINEAFYALYTGVATKEDIDAGMKLGTNHPMGPLELADHIGLDVCLSIMKVLHAGLGDSKYLPCPLLVQYVDAGRLGRKKGVGVYNYSKI; encoded by the exons ATGTTGAGCCAACCAGGTCTCCCACTCGAAGATGTTAAACT GTGTATTGGTGTGGTGGGATGTGGCCAAATGGGTTCGGGAATCGCACAGCTTGCTGCAGTGAATGGCTGTGAGGTCTGGCTTCATGATGCTGACTCTATGGTTCTCTCAAAAGCGCGCGAATCTATCTCATCAAGAATTGAAAACCTAGTCCTCAAAGGCAATCTCACCAAG GAAAAAGGTACTGAAGCAATAAGAAACTTGAGGTGTACATCAAATTTGGAGGATTTTCACTCTGCAGATATGGTAATTGAGGCCATTATGGAGTCGGAGGATGTGAAAAAGAAGTTGTTTGTTCAATTGGACAACATTGTTAAAAGTTCTTCTATCTTGGCATCAAACACCAGCTCAATCTCAATTACTAGATTAGCTTCTGTGACCAGCCGACCTAGCCAG GTTATAGGCATGCATTTTATGAATCCTCCACCTGTTATGAAGCTAGTTGAGATTATTCGAGGAGCTAGTACATCAGATGATACGTTCAATGCCACAAAATCGTTGGCAGAGAG GTTTGGCAAGAAGATTGTTTGTTCCCAGGATTTCTCCGGCTTCATTGTAAATCGGGTTCTGATGCCAATGATAAATGAAGCTTTTTATGCACTGTATACTGGTGTGGCAACGAAGGAGGACATCGATGCAGGAATGAAGCTGGGAACAAACCATCCAATGGGTCCCTTGGAACTCGCTGATCATATTGGACTCGATGTTTGCTTGTCAATAATGAAAGTCCTGCATGCCGGCTTAGGGGATAGTAAGTATCTGCCATGCCCTTTGCTCGTGCAGTACGTTGATGCCGGTCGCCTTGGTAGAAAGAAGGGTGTCGGCGTATACAATTACAGTAAAATCTGA